The DNA segment AGCGTCACCACGTCACCGGAGCTGACCTCCAGGATCGGAGGGGTCGAGCTGTCGAGATAGCCCCAGACCATGTTTTCCGGTGTGGAGGGGATTTCAAAGCGGCGCGACATGCGAAACTCCTGATGCGGTGCGCGAAAGCTGGGTCAGACAGCGATGAAGCGGGTGAGGTTTTCCCGGCTCATCGCCGCCGCGCGGCCGGTCTCGACGATCGAGCCGCGCGAGAGAACAACGAAGGCGTCGGCGGTCTCGATGGCGAAGTCGAGATACTGCTCCACCAGAAGGATCGACATGCGTCCCTTCAAGGAGCGCAGCACCTCGCCAATGGCCGCCACAATGTTGGGCTGGATACCCTCGGTCGGTTCGTCGAGGATGAGAAGACGCGGCTGCGTGACCAGGGCGCGGGCGATGGCGAGCTGCTGCTGCTGGCCGCCGGAAAGCGCGGCACCCTGGCGCTTCCACATCTCGCGCAGCACCGGAAACAGGCTGATCGCCTCCTCCATCACCGGCGTGCCGAAGCTGCCATGGGCGCGGGCGGCGGCCTCGATGTTCTCGCCCACCGTCAGCTCGGAGAAGATCTCGCGGCCCTGCGGCACATAGGCGAGCCCGGCGCGCGAGCGCCGATTGGGCGACCATGTCGTGGCATCCACCTCGTCAAGCATCACCCGACCCGCGCTCGGCGCGATGAGGCCCATGATGCATTTGAGCAGCGTCGACTTGCCGGCGCCGTTGCGCCCCAGCACCGCCAGGCACTCCCCCGGCGCGATCTCGAAGCCGACCTGGCGCAGCACCTGCGCCGAGCCGTAATGCTGATCGAGTGCCTCAATACCAAACCGCATGTTCAGCGCCCCAGATAGACTTCGACCACGGCGGCGTCGGCCCGGACCCTGTCCATGGAGCCTTCGAACAGCGTGCGGCCCTCGTGAAGCACAGTGACACGGTCGGCAATGCGCTCGACGAAGTCCATGTCGTGCTCCACCACCACGATGGCGCGATCGGGACGCACCAGCGAGCGCACCAGAGCCGCGGTGCGCTCGGTCTCCTCATCGGTGAGGCCGGCCACCGGCTCGTCGAGCATCAGCACCTTCGGATCGCTGGCCAGCACCATGCCGATCTCCAGCCACTGCTTCTGGCCGTGGCTGAGTTCGCCGGCGAGCCGCTCGCCCTCGCGCTCCAGCCCCACCGTTTCGAGAACCTGCCCGATACGGTCCTCCAGCGCCGCCTCATCGAGACGCGAGCGGAAGCCGACATCGATGCCGATGGCGATGTGCTGGCGCACGCTCAGCCCCTCGAACACACTGGGCTTCTGGAACTTGCGGCGGATGCCCGCGCGCGCAATGGCCGACTCGCTCCTGTGGGTGATGTCGAGCACGCCGTCGAAGATCACCCGCCCCTGCTTCGGCCGGGTGATGCCGGAGATGACGTCGAGCAGCGTGGTCTTACCCGCCCCATTGGGGCCGATCACGGCACGCACCTCGCCATAGTCGATGGCGAGCGAGAGATCGTCGATGGCCTGGAAGCTGCCGAAACGCACGTTCAGTCCGTCCACCAGAAGCGCGGTCGTCGCCATCACCGCGCCTCCCCGATCTCGGCCGAGAGGCGCTTGGGCCCCATTGGGCGGGCGACACGCAACCGGGCGAGGTCGACCAGCCCGTTTGGAAACACCAGCACCACGAGCACGATCAGTCCGGACAGGATAAACGGCCACACATCCGGCGCGGCGGAGGACAGCCAGAACTTCACCGCATTCACCAGCAGCGCGCCAATGACCGCGCCGACGAGATGCCCGCGCCCGCCGATCGCCACCCACACGGCGATCTCCAGCGAAAGCTCCGGCGCGAGCAGGCGCGGGTTGATGATGCCGACCTGGGGCACGTAGAGCATGCCCGCGATCATCGCGATGACGGCGGAAAGGCACCAGACCGCGAGCTTGAGCCGCAGCGTCTCGTATCCCAGCGTGCGCAGGCGGGTCTCGTCGTCACGCGTCGCCAGCATCAGCGCGCCGAAGCGACTGCCGACCAGCCAGCGACACCCCACCAGCACGCCCGCCAGAACCAGGAGCGAGACGACGGCGAGCGCGGTAATGGTGGCGCTGGTGCCCATCGGCCAGCCGAAGATCACGGCGAAGCCGGTCATGCCGTTATTGCCGCCAAACCCGGTGTCGTTCCGGAACATCAGCAGCATCGCCACATAGACCAGCGCCTGGGTGATGATGGCAAAATAGACCCCGCTCACCCGAGAGCGGAAGGAGACGTAGCCGAACACGCCCGCGATCAGCAGGGTCACCAGCACCGCCACCGCGACGGCGTAGGGGAAGAAGTCGAAGCCGGCCCAGTAGAAGGGAAACTCCTTCCAGCCCATGAACTGGAGGAAGTCCGGCACGGTGCCCGTCACCGCGAAGGAGTGCTTGAGCAGGTACATCCCCATCGCATAGCCGCCAATGGCGAAGAACAGTCCGTGGCCGAGCGAGAGAATGCCGAGATAGCCCCAGATCAGATCCAGCGAGAGCGCCAGCACCGCGAAGGCGGCGAGCTGGCCGATCGCGTTGGTCAGGTAGCGCGACAGTTCGAACGGCGTGCCGCCGAGCATTCCCATCGTCAGCGCGGCGGCGACCAGCAGCGCGATAAGGGCGAGGAAGGGGCGGTCGCGGGAGATGCGCGTCATTTGCGGCGGCCTTTCACGGCGAACAACCCCTCGGGCCGCCATTGCAGAAAAGCGATGATCATGAGGAGGACGATGACCTTGGCCGCCACCGCGCCCCACAGCGGCTCGATCAGCACGTTGATCTGCCCGATGCCAAGCGCGGCCACCACCGTGCCGGCGATGGTGCCGACGCCGCCGAGGACCACCACCATGAAACTGTCGATGATGAAGTTCTGGCCCATCTGAGGATTCACCGAGTAGATCGGGGACAGCGCCAGCCCGGCAAGCCCCGCGAGGCCCGAGCCGAGGCCGAACGCCATCATGTCCACCCGCCGCGTCGGAATGCCGATACAGGCGGCCATGTCGCGGTTCTGCGTCACCGCGCGAATGTTCAGCCCGAGCGGCGTCTTGCGCACGATGGCCCAGGTCAGCGCCAATGTGACGACAGCGAAGCCGATCGCGAACATCCGGTTCCAGGTAAAGATGAAATCGCCGATCACCGGCACGCCGCCCGACACGTAGAACGGCGTCTCGAACTGCATGTTCTGGGTGCCGAAGATGACCCGCACCAGATTGATCAGGAACAGGCTCACCGCCCAGGTGGCGAGCAGGCTCATCAGCGGGCGCTTGTAGAGATGGCGCAGCAGCGCGGCCTCGATCGCGATGCCGATGGCGGCGGTGACGAGGAAGGCCACGGGAATGGCGATGATCAGATACCAGTCGAGCAGCGAGGGCGCGGCATAGCGCAGCCCCTGCTGCACCAGCCAGGTGACATAGGCCCCGATCATGATCAGTTCGCCCTGGGCGAGGTTGATCACCCCCATCAGGCCGAAAATGATGGCGAGGCCGATGGCGGCCATGAACAGGATCGAGGCGAAGCTGAGCCCGTTATAGAGCGTCGCCAGCACGTCGCCGATGGCGATGCCGCGCTCGATCCGGGCGGTCGCCGCGTCCACCGCCTGCCGGAACTCGGCATTCGCGGTGTAGGCCGGGTCCTTGGTCAAGGCCGACACCTTGGTCAGCGCCCGCCGGCTGGGCGTATCCGCCACACGCGACAGCGCGCGAATGCGGGCGGCCGGGTCCGATGAATTGAGCGCGGCGGTCTGCGCCAGCGTGTCGATCTGTTCGCGCAGGCCCGCGTCGGGCTCGCTCGCAGCCGCCACCTCCAGCAGTCCCTCGGGGACGTTCGCCGGGCGGCGTTCCAGCGTCTTGAGTGCCGCCGCACGCGCGGCGATGTCGGGCGCGCTGCGGAGGGCGAGCGCGGCGTCGGCCAGTTCGAAGGTCGCCCGGTTCTTGAGGCTGGCGAGCGGCTTGCGGGCCTTCTCTCCGGCCTCGCGCGGGGTCCGGCTCACCGCGTCGACCCCGCTTTGCACCAGCACCGCGCCGCTGGTGTCGCAGGCGAGATCGCGATCGAGCACCGCGCGCGCCAGGGGGGCCGCCCAGGCCCGCTCCTCAGCGCTGCCGCTCACCGCCGTGGCGATGAGCGTGGAGGCGCCCTCCCCCATCTGCCCGGCGCCGCCGCACAGAGCGGCGATCAGGCTGGTGCGGTCGAGCGGTTCCGCCACCGCTGGGGTCGCCAGCAGCAGGACGGAGACGAGGAGCAAGGGCAGACGCCAGGACTTCATCGGCAGATCAAGACGGCCGCCCCGGCGGGACGGCCGCCCCTTCATGTTGGGGGAACGCGACAGGTTCAGCCGTACGGGCTGAATGGGACCGGCTTCGGCGTTCCATCGGACTGCCAGAGGACATCGAAGCCCTGGCTGTCATTGACCGAGCCGATGAACACGCCACGGGCGACGTAGTTGTTCTCGTCGGTCATGGAGATCTTGTAGCCCGACGGGCAGTCGAAGGTCAGACCGCCAAAGGCCTTGGAGACTTCCGGCACATCGAAGGATCCCGCCTTCGCGGCCGCCATCGCCCACAGATGCACCGCATCATAGGCCGAGACCATCGGATCGATCGACACGGTCCCGCTGAAGGGCACGTTGTTGGTCTTCACATAGTCGGCCCAGTTCTTCAGGAACTTCTCGTTGGCCGGGCCCTTGGCGTTCTGCAGATAGGCCCAGCAATTGAGGTGCCCCACGAGCTTGGCGGTGTCGAGGCCTTCAAGGTCGGCCTCCACCATGTCGAGGCCCAGCACCGGAATGTCGGTGGCAAGGATGCCCTGGTTGGCGAACTCGCGCAGGAAGTCCGGGATCGAGGAACCGACCACGGTGAGCACGACGATCGGCTGACCGCCGCCCTCGTCGGCGAAGGCGCGGATCTGGTTCACCAGCGTCTGGAAGTTGGAGAAGCCGAAGGGGACGTACTCCTCCTTCCAGGCGCTCTCGGGGATACCCTTGCTCTTCCAGTAGCCCTTGAGCTGCTTGTTGATGGTGCGCGGCCACACATAGTCCGAGCCCAGCATGAAGAAGCGCTTGGCCGACACGCCCTCGTCGCTCATCAGGTAGTCGACGGCCGGCAGCACCGAGCTCGCCGGGGGCGAGTTCACATAGACGACGTTCTTGGAGTTCTCGTCGCCCTCGAAATGCAGCGGGTAATAGAGCAGGCCGTTCTCCTGCTCGACCACCGGCAGCACGGTCTTGCGCGACACCGAGGTCCAGCAGCCGAACAGCGCCGACACCTTTTCCTGCTGCAGCATCTGCTTCGCGGTCTGGGCGTAGAGCGGCCAGTCGGAGGCGGGGTCGGAAACCATCACGTCGATGGTGCGACCGTTGACGCCACCCTTGGCGTTGATCTCCTCGGCGGCCATCTTCACCACATAGTTCAGCCGACCTTCAAGATTGGCCATGGTGCCGGAGGACGAGAACAGGCAGCCGAGTTTCACCGGGCCGGACTGGGCCATCGCGCTACGCAGGATGGCGGGAGAGGCGAGACCTGCGGCGGCGAGACCGCTCGCCTGCAGGAGTGAACGCCGCGAGATCTGGACCATGGACGACACCTCAATGTTCGAATGTGTCGTGGATTGTGTTGAGCCTGCGCGGGCGCGCAACTTCATATAATGTTCAGCTCTGCCCAAAGCGGCGCCAACCCGGCACGGTGCCGGGATATTCTGGCACTATTGTCAGCTGCGGGGCTCCCGCGCCGAGGGCGGAACCGCCGGCAACCGGCACGGGCGCACGCGTGCCCGATCGCGCGCCAGACGGCGGCGCGTTTCGTCAGCGCAGCAAGAATGTGCGTTCACTTCAAGGGGTGATCGGCTATAGTGTTGCCCACATTAGACACATGCCCACACAATGTGCGACTGACGGCCGTCGCGCATGCCGGTCCGTGTGGCAGGTACAGAGGAAAGTGGAAACCTCGCCGAGAGGGCCGACCGTCATCCGATCCGTCAACACATTCTGAAGGCGATCCGATGCGACGTTCACAATTCACCGACAGCGAAATCATCCACCTTCTGCGCGAAGCCGATTCCGGGGTGCCGGTCGGCGAGATCTGCAGCACGGCACAGGTTTCGCTACGCACCTTTTACCGCTGGCGGCGGCGCTTCGGCGGCCTCACCGCGCCGGCCGTCATGCAGATGAAGGAGCTGGAGGCGGAGAACAACCGGCTTCGGGCTCTGGTGAGCAATCTTTCCAGGCGGCTTCATGTTCCCCCGGCAGGAGAGTTGCCGCACCGGGCCGACCCGACCGGCGCGCGGGGTGGGACCATCGGGGGACGGGGCATGCCCGCCGGCCGCGCATCGACCCTTGCCGCTGAACGGTGCGGTGGTTCCGTGGTCGGCCGTTTCGCCTCGGTGCGCGTGACCCGCTGAACGCGCTGCCCTTATGTTGGGCGACGAAAATGGCGATCGCGCCGCCATGCCCTTCGGGAAGCCCCCCGAATAATCGCGTCGCCGGCTAAGCACGGGGCAGGCTGGGCGCAATTTGCGCAGCCATAATGGCAATCGTGCCATTATGACCGCGGCCTGCGTAACTGCCGGCCAGGGCGGCGTTTTTCTGCGATCTATTTCGACTTGTCGAACCGACAGCGTGGTCTTTTCCTAACCGGATAAGGCACCCCTCTGTGCGGGCAGGCAAGTGTCCCTGATGGCATCTGCCCCTGACAGCACGTGCCCGCATCAGTACGTGCCCCTCACGGCATGCCCATCCGGGAAAATGGAGAACGACCCCATGTCCAGCTTCTTGCGTAGCGGTCTCGATCGTCGTGGTTTCCTGAGAACATCCGCCCTTGCCGCCGGCGGCCTGATCGCGGCCCCCTATCTCGGCGGTCCGGCGCGCGCGGCGACGCTGAAGACGGTCAACTTCAGCGAGGCCGTGCACAATCTGGGCTACATCAACCTCTATGTCGGCATGCATGCCGGCATCTTCGAGAAGAACGGCCTCGACATGAAGGTCTCCGCCGCGGGCGGCGACACGCAGACCTTCGCCGCGGTGCTCGGCGGCTCGGCGGACTTCGCCATTGGCGACGCCACCATGGCGGTGATCTCGCGCGAGAATGGCGGCCCGGGCGAGGTCGTCGGCACCGTCGTTCAGCGTGCGCATTATTTCGGCGTGTCGAAGACGATGGAGCCGTTCAGCGACCCGAAGGATCTCAAGGGCAAGAGGATCGTCACCTCGCCCGAGCCGAACACCAACTACTCGGTCACCAAGCGCATGTTGGAACAGGCGGGCCTCACCATCGGCACCGACGCCTTCATCGTCACCGTGAACCCGGGCACCGAGATCGCCGCCATGCTGGCGGGCCAGGCCGACATGGCGGTGGCCTACCAGCCCAGCGTCGCC comes from the Ancylobacter pratisalsi genome and includes:
- the urtC gene encoding urea ABC transporter permease subunit UrtC gives rise to the protein MTRISRDRPFLALIALLVAAALTMGMLGGTPFELSRYLTNAIGQLAAFAVLALSLDLIWGYLGILSLGHGLFFAIGGYAMGMYLLKHSFAVTGTVPDFLQFMGWKEFPFYWAGFDFFPYAVAVAVLVTLLIAGVFGYVSFRSRVSGVYFAIITQALVYVAMLLMFRNDTGFGGNNGMTGFAVIFGWPMGTSATITALAVVSLLVLAGVLVGCRWLVGSRFGALMLATRDDETRLRTLGYETLRLKLAVWCLSAVIAMIAGMLYVPQVGIINPRLLAPELSLEIAVWVAIGGRGHLVGAVIGALLVNAVKFWLSSAAPDVWPFILSGLIVLVVLVFPNGLVDLARLRVARPMGPKRLSAEIGEAR
- a CDS encoding transposase, which encodes MRRSQFTDSEIIHLLREADSGVPVGEICSTAQVSLRTFYRWRRRFGGLTAPAVMQMKELEAENNRLRALVSNLSRRLHVPPAGELPHRADPTGARGGTIGGRGMPAGRASTLAAERCGGSVVGRFASVRVTR
- the urtD gene encoding urea ABC transporter ATP-binding protein UrtD; its protein translation is MATTALLVDGLNVRFGSFQAIDDLSLAIDYGEVRAVIGPNGAGKTTLLDVISGITRPKQGRVIFDGVLDITHRSESAIARAGIRRKFQKPSVFEGLSVRQHIAIGIDVGFRSRLDEAALEDRIGQVLETVGLEREGERLAGELSHGQKQWLEIGMVLASDPKVLMLDEPVAGLTDEETERTAALVRSLVRPDRAIVVVEHDMDFVERIADRVTVLHEGRTLFEGSMDRVRADAAVVEVYLGR
- a CDS encoding urea ABC transporter substrate-binding protein, with protein sequence MVQISRRSLLQASGLAAAGLASPAILRSAMAQSGPVKLGCLFSSSGTMANLEGRLNYVVKMAAEEINAKGGVNGRTIDVMVSDPASDWPLYAQTAKQMLQQEKVSALFGCWTSVSRKTVLPVVEQENGLLYYPLHFEGDENSKNVVYVNSPPASSVLPAVDYLMSDEGVSAKRFFMLGSDYVWPRTINKQLKGYWKSKGIPESAWKEEYVPFGFSNFQTLVNQIRAFADEGGGQPIVVLTVVGSSIPDFLREFANQGILATDIPVLGLDMVEADLEGLDTAKLVGHLNCWAYLQNAKGPANEKFLKNWADYVKTNNVPFSGTVSIDPMVSAYDAVHLWAMAAAKAGSFDVPEVSKAFGGLTFDCPSGYKISMTDENNYVARGVFIGSVNDSQGFDVLWQSDGTPKPVPFSPYG
- a CDS encoding ABC transporter substrate-binding protein, encoding MSSFLRSGLDRRGFLRTSALAAGGLIAAPYLGGPARAATLKTVNFSEAVHNLGYINLYVGMHAGIFEKNGLDMKVSAAGGDTQTFAAVLGGSADFAIGDATMAVISRENGGPGEVVGTVVQRAHYFGVSKTMEPFSDPKDLKGKRIVTSPEPNTNYSVTKRMLEQAGLTIGTDAFIVTVNPGTEIAAMLAGQADMAVAYQPSVAAAQAQGAKVVFDFSNYIGPFCNTGIMVLPTTIEKDPEMVQALVTSFEEASRKTYADPDFSKKVARAEFPDLPGDVVDKAIDAELKYLIPAQSVITKKDQWQNLMDMQLYLKNIKGTVSFDEIIDNSFAEKAIKQLG
- the urtE gene encoding urea ABC transporter ATP-binding subunit UrtE translates to MRFGIEALDQHYGSAQVLRQVGFEIAPGECLAVLGRNGAGKSTLLKCIMGLIAPSAGRVMLDEVDATTWSPNRRSRAGLAYVPQGREIFSELTVGENIEAAARAHGSFGTPVMEEAISLFPVLREMWKRQGAALSGGQQQQLAIARALVTQPRLLILDEPTEGIQPNIVAAIGEVLRSLKGRMSILLVEQYLDFAIETADAFVVLSRGSIVETGRAAAMSRENLTRFIAV
- the urtB gene encoding urea ABC transporter permease subunit UrtB; this encodes MKSWRLPLLLVSVLLLATPAVAEPLDRTSLIAALCGGAGQMGEGASTLIATAVSGSAEERAWAAPLARAVLDRDLACDTSGAVLVQSGVDAVSRTPREAGEKARKPLASLKNRATFELADAALALRSAPDIAARAAALKTLERRPANVPEGLLEVAAASEPDAGLREQIDTLAQTAALNSSDPAARIRALSRVADTPSRRALTKVSALTKDPAYTANAEFRQAVDAATARIERGIAIGDVLATLYNGLSFASILFMAAIGLAIIFGLMGVINLAQGELIMIGAYVTWLVQQGLRYAAPSLLDWYLIIAIPVAFLVTAAIGIAIEAALLRHLYKRPLMSLLATWAVSLFLINLVRVIFGTQNMQFETPFYVSGGVPVIGDFIFTWNRMFAIGFAVVTLALTWAIVRKTPLGLNIRAVTQNRDMAACIGIPTRRVDMMAFGLGSGLAGLAGLALSPIYSVNPQMGQNFIIDSFMVVVLGGVGTIAGTVVAALGIGQINVLIEPLWGAVAAKVIVLLMIIAFLQWRPEGLFAVKGRRK